The DNA segment GTCTTCTTCTTCATCGTGGGCCTCTTCCGGCTGCCGTGGTACCTGGCCATCGTGCTCGCGATGGCCCTCACCGCCGGGGTGGGCATGCTCATCGACCGCACCGCCTACCGGCCCGTGCGGGAGGCGCCCCGTATCTCGGCCCTCATCACCGCCGTGGGTGTCTCCTTCCTGCTGGAGAACGGCGGCATCGTGGTCCTGGGCGCGCGCCCCAAGGCGTTCCCCCGTCCCGAGGTGATGAGCGAGGTGTACCAGGTAAGCGGGGCCAAGATCCTGGGGGTCACCTTCTGGGTTCCGGTCCTGGCGCTCCTGCTCCTGGGGCTGCTCCTCTTCCTGATCTACCGGACCAAGATCGGCATGGCCATGCGGGCCGTCTCCACCGACATGGAGGTGACGCGGCTCATGGGCGTGGACGTGGACCGGGTGATCTCCTACACCTTCGCGGTGGGCTCCGCCCTGGCGGCAGCCGGGGGGATCATGTGGGCCTTCAAGTACCCGCAGATCCAGCCCCTCATGGGCCTCTACCCCGGGTGGAAGGCCTTCACCGCCGCTGTGGTGGGCGGCATCGGCAGCATCGCCGGCGCCACCGTGGGCGGCTTCGTCATCGGCATGGTGGAGATCCTCTTCGTCGCCTTCTTCCCCATGCAGTCGGGGTTCCGGGACGCGGTGATCTTCGCGCTCCTCATCCTCTTCCTGCTGGTGCGTCCCACGGGTCTGCTGGGCGCCCCCCTGAAGGAGAAGGTGTAGACCATGCGCGTGCGCACCGAAACCTGGCTGACCTTGCTGGCCATCGCTCTCTTCGCCCTCTTCATCCGGTGGGCGGAGACCGGCCTGAACCCCTACTACCAGCGGATCCTCAACACCGCCTTCGTCTACGTGGTGGCCGCGGTCGGCTACAACCTCATCAACGGCGTCACCGGCCAGTTCTCCCTGGGCCCCAACGCCTTCATGGCCCTGGGCGGCTACACCGCGGCGCTGCTGGTGCTGCCGGTGGCCCAGAAGGAGATGGTCTGGTTCCTCGAGCCGCTCATGTGGCCCTTCAACGCCTTCAGCCTGCCGGGGAGCCTCTTCGTGGTCGCGCTCCTGGCGGCCGGGGTCGTGGCCTCCGTGGGTGGGCTGGTGGTGGGCTACCCCTCCCTACGCCTGCGGGGCGACTACCTGGCCATCGCCACCTTCGGCTTCGGCGAGATCGTCTTCGTGCTGGCCAACAACGTGATCCCCCTCACCAACGGGGCCCTGGGGATCAAGGCGATCCCCCAGTACACCCACCTTTGGTGGTCCGGAGGCTTTGCCGTGGCCAGCATCGTGCTGGTGCGCAACCTGGCCCTCTCGAGCTTCGGACGGGCCATGCGGGCTGTGCGGGAGGACGAGGTGGCAGCGGAGGCGATGGGGGTCAACGTCTTCCGCACCAAACTCCTGGCCTTCATGGTCAGCGCCTTCCTGGGCGGCATCGCCGGGGCGCTGCTCACCACGCTCATCACCACCATCTCCCCCACCCTCTTCACCTTCACCATGACCTTCAACCTGCTGATCATCATCGTGCTGGGCGGGCTGGGGTCCATGACGGGGTCCGTCGTCACCGCCGTCCTCTTTGCGGTGCTGCAGGAGGTCCTCCGCTCCCTGGAGGCGCCCATGCGGCTGGGGTCCTGGACGATCCCGGGCATCCCCGGCATGCGGATGGTGGTCTTCTCGCTCCTGCTCATCGTGCTCATGATCTTCTACCGCCGGGGCCTCTTCGGCCGGGGCGAGCTCTCGTGGGAGCCCCTCCTCCGCCGGCTTCCGGGAAGGAGGCGCGCCCATGCGCCCAACGCCTGAACCCGACGGGCAGCCCGCGCTCCAGGCACCCCCGGATCCGCGGCAAGGATCGCCCGCGGCTCGCGCCACCAGCCCCGACGGACCCGTGGCACCCATCCTCCACCTGGAGGGCGTGACCATGACCTTCGGCGGCTTGGTGGCCGTGGACCGCTTCGACCTCACCCTCCAGCCGGGCGAACTGGTGGGGCTCATCGGGCCCAACGGCGCGGGCAAGACCACGGTCTTCAACATGATCACGGGGCACTACGAGCCCACCGCAGGGAGGATCCTCTTCGAGGGCCAGGAGATCACCGGCTCCCCCCCCGACCGGGTGACCGCCTTGGGCATCGCCCGCACCTTCCAGAACGTCCGCCTCTTCGGTGGCATGACCGTGTTGGAGAACGTGCTGGTCTCCTATCACGTGCGGCTGCGCTCCTCGGTGTGGGGCGCCTTCCTCCGCCTCCCCGGATACAACCGGGAGGAAGAGGCCATGCGGGAGGAGGGCATGGAGCTCCTCCGGCAGGTGGGCCTCGGCGGCCTGGCCCACGCCGAAGCGTCCAGCCTGCCCTACGGCCAGCAGCGGCGCCTGGAGATCGCCCGGGCCCTGGCCACCCGGCCCCGCCTCCTCCTGCTGGACGAGCCCGCTGCCGGCATGAACCCCGAGGAGACCCGGAACCTGATGGCCTTCATCCGCCGCATCCGCGAGCAGTTCGGGCTCACCATCCTCCTCATCGAGCACGACATGAAGCTGGTGATGGGCATCTGCGAGCGCATCCGGGTGCTGGACCACGGGCAGTCCATCGCCGAGGGCGACCCCGCCGCGATCCAGGCGCATCCCAAGGTGATCGAGGCCTACCTGGGGGAGGAAGAGGCATGAGCGGCCTGCCCGTCCTGGTCCTGGAGGACCTCAACGTCTTCTACGGCGGCATCCATGCCCTCAAGGGAATCTCCCTCCGGGTGGCCCAGGGGCAGATCGTCACCCTCATCGGGGCCAACGGCGCCGGCAAGTCCACCACCCTGCGGGCGATCACGGGCCTGGTGCGGGCGCGCAAGGGATCGATCCGCCTGGACGGCCGGGAGATCCTGGGCCTCAAGGCGCACCGCATCGTCCAGCAGGGCGTGGCCATGGCGCCCGAGGGCCGCCGCATCTTCCCCAACCTGAGCGTGCGGGAGAACCTGATGATGGGCGCCTACCACCGCTCCGACGCGGACGGCGTCCAGGCGGACCTGGAGCGGGTCTACCAGCTCTTCCCCCGCCTGCACGAGCGGCGCGACCAGAGCGGCGGCACCCTCTCGGGCGGCGAGCAGCAGATGCTGGCCGTGGGACGGGCGCTCATGAGCCATCCCCGCATCCTCTGCCTGGACGAGCCCTCGCTGGGTCTCGCCCCGTCGCTCCGCCAGGAGGTCTTCCGGGCGCTGGAGGCGCTCCACGGCCAGGGACGCACGATCCTGCTGGTGGAACAGAACGCCCGGGCCGCCCTTCGCCTGGCGGAGTACGCCTACGTGCTCGAGACAGGGCGGGTGGTGCTGGAGGGCCCTGCCGCGGAGCTGGCCGAGAACGAGCAGGTCCGGCGGGCGTACCTGGGGGAGGGGTAGGGACGGGCCGGCTTCCTGTCCTCAGCTCATGAAGAGGCGCGACGTCTCACCCGACCCGGCGCGCTGACGAGCCCACACGGCAGGAAGAGGGCCATGGCGACCAGC comes from the Limnochorda pilosa genome and includes:
- a CDS encoding branched-chain amino acid ABC transporter permease gives rise to the protein MDVQTFVQQFFNGISLGSLYALIAIGYTMVYGILRLINFAHGDVFMVGAYVFFFIVGLFRLPWYLAIVLAMALTAGVGMLIDRTAYRPVREAPRISALITAVGVSFLLENGGIVVLGARPKAFPRPEVMSEVYQVSGAKILGVTFWVPVLALLLLGLLLFLIYRTKIGMAMRAVSTDMEVTRLMGVDVDRVISYTFAVGSALAAAGGIMWAFKYPQIQPLMGLYPGWKAFTAAVVGGIGSIAGATVGGFVIGMVEILFVAFFPMQSGFRDAVIFALLILFLLVRPTGLLGAPLKEKV
- a CDS encoding branched-chain amino acid ABC transporter permease, with protein sequence MRVRTETWLTLLAIALFALFIRWAETGLNPYYQRILNTAFVYVVAAVGYNLINGVTGQFSLGPNAFMALGGYTAALLVLPVAQKEMVWFLEPLMWPFNAFSLPGSLFVVALLAAGVVASVGGLVVGYPSLRLRGDYLAIATFGFGEIVFVLANNVIPLTNGALGIKAIPQYTHLWWSGGFAVASIVLVRNLALSSFGRAMRAVREDEVAAEAMGVNVFRTKLLAFMVSAFLGGIAGALLTTLITTISPTLFTFTMTFNLLIIIVLGGLGSMTGSVVTAVLFAVLQEVLRSLEAPMRLGSWTIPGIPGMRMVVFSLLLIVLMIFYRRGLFGRGELSWEPLLRRLPGRRRAHAPNA
- a CDS encoding ABC transporter ATP-binding protein; translation: MTFGGLVAVDRFDLTLQPGELVGLIGPNGAGKTTVFNMITGHYEPTAGRILFEGQEITGSPPDRVTALGIARTFQNVRLFGGMTVLENVLVSYHVRLRSSVWGAFLRLPGYNREEEAMREEGMELLRQVGLGGLAHAEASSLPYGQQRRLEIARALATRPRLLLLDEPAAGMNPEETRNLMAFIRRIREQFGLTILLIEHDMKLVMGICERIRVLDHGQSIAEGDPAAIQAHPKVIEAYLGEEEA
- a CDS encoding ABC transporter ATP-binding protein; the protein is MSGLPVLVLEDLNVFYGGIHALKGISLRVAQGQIVTLIGANGAGKSTTLRAITGLVRARKGSIRLDGREILGLKAHRIVQQGVAMAPEGRRIFPNLSVRENLMMGAYHRSDADGVQADLERVYQLFPRLHERRDQSGGTLSGGEQQMLAVGRALMSHPRILCLDEPSLGLAPSLRQEVFRALEALHGQGRTILLVEQNARAALRLAEYAYVLETGRVVLEGPAAELAENEQVRRAYLGEG